GGCTTCTTTGAATTAGTAGTCAGCTTTCTAAATAGATCCCTCATGTTGGAACATTCTGTAAGATATTACTAGTCATGTTCTTACCTTTTGTGTACATTTTTTACAAATGTTACAAGGCATCCAAAAGTTTTGCGATACAAATCTGACAACAGATGAGACTCGATAGTAATGAATTGAAGAATCCCTCTGAACCCTCTAATAAGTGTGGTTTTAGTGTTACACTTTTTTCAGCATTGTAAGCTTTTTGTtagtgtgtgattttttttttaattattatttgtttgtttgggtttttggattggggggggtgttttgttttttgttgttgttctttctgcaaaatacttACTAAGAGGCCTTAAAAATGTGGGGAACTAACACTTGGCACTATGTAAACAGGGAGAAGAGCAGCCAACAGGTCTTTAGAGGATTCCAGATGTGTTCCCTAATGGAGAGAACATTTTGCCTCTGCTGGAGGGTGAAAGTAGCTGAGTGGATAAGGTAGGCTTTATTTGCATGCTACGCACTGTTTAACACACTGTTTCTCTGACTTTTCCTAGTGCCACCCTTGGATTTACCTTGAATTTATCTGTATTCACTTAATCTGCATGGGTCAAAATAGCTTTTACTTCAGCCAAGAAATAGCTAACTGCTTTTAGTCATGTTTGGTGAAAACTGTGTTAGAGTTTTGAGGTATTCTTGcctaaaaaaaaaacttttgagttTTGAAGTTGGCTTTGAATATAATCTTTGTTATTCATgttcaaaacacatttgaaaggGAGCTACATGCAGCAGAATATCTGAGGTGATGAAATACTGGTGCAATTGGGTAAAGAAGCTATGGTAAGGGTGAGatgaaaggcaatttttttgaGTGTGATAAGTAATCAAGAAAGATTACATATACCatttatacctttttaaaaagctgaaaataccGCACAGGCTATTGTGAAAGGTGACCTGGCAGTGGAGTAGCAATGGGTGACAATGACAAAAGGTTGCAACAGTAAGCATTGGGGTTTCAGACCAAAGCTACCAAGAACTCTTGGTGTGGTCTCTTCAGCTGGTATAAAAAGAGTCTTCAGAGGCTTCACTTCTCTAAAGAACAAGAGCTTCATCTACTAAACAGATGAACTCTACTGTCCCTGGGCAAAAACCAGTGGTGCAAAATCTGAAAGGGAGATTAGTTTGCAACCTCATCAAGTATGTGATGCTGTAAGAGGATTGGATTTGCATATCCAAGGAGCATTGATTTCTCCTATTATTGATTACTTAGGATTTTCAACTTAATGTTTGTTGTGTTGCTCTAATTGCCCCTACAACGGTATTTAGCTAAAACTCTATAGGTAACTTCATAGGGGTTGCAAGGGAAGTATTGATCATTTCAAATGGgccaaaataatgaaatacagtttttgaGTGAAGGCTCAAGATCTATTTACACTTTCAGTGGGAATTCCTAGAAATTTAATTTGGTTCTTTACTATCAGATATTCTTGCATCTAAAACTTTAGGTTTTCTGCCctgtggaaaatatattttcatccTCATTTCTTACAGAAAGGTTTGTTGACTGTTTATCTTAATAACAAATAGCATTCTTCTACAACTAAGTAAGCTTCAAAGAAATCTAGCACCATTTGAATGCTAGACCTTCAGCCAGACTTTCCAGTAGATTTATCTCTACACGTGTGTTGTTTTagattcatagaatggtttgggttggaagggccctttaaagatcatctagttccaacccccctttGGGACACCTGTCACtggatgaggttgctcaaagtccctccaacctgaccttgaacacatcCAGGGATACAATGGGGTTTTGGTATAATGCAGACTTCTTATCTTTAGAATAAGTTCtcttttcttgtgaaattttTATAAACAGTTATGTGGAGCTGCATTAGAATTATAAAGGTCTCTTAGATATATGGTGTTTCAATGTCACtgaatttctcagaaattaaagaGCATAGTGTGAGCATCTACCTTGTGACCTTCTGAATTGGTACCTCCTGTTCCTAAATGCAGTTGCAGCCATgatctctgtttaaaaacaagactGTTGATATGTTTCAGTGACCGCATTGCATCACCAGGTCTGATTCAATTCAACATTGAGCAAATTAATGTAAtatgattattttaataataacacAGTTTCTTACTCGGGTAACATTGTTGAATGAACTTAACGGCACCAGATGGCAGTATTTGATGAGCTTCTGACCTGTGCCTAGTGAATGAGTTCACTGGTTTTGGCCTATTCTATGAATATTGTTTTTGAGAGCTACCAAGATACCTTTTCCCtgaagtcattaaaaaaccctgaaagaatGAGTGTTTCCAATTGGGAGTTAAAAGCAGACTACCCTGAAAaaggttttttccatcttccaCAATCTCGGAGAGACCAAAAATAAGTTAGAGTTACTTAGTTAACTTAATGGTTAGCTTTGGGAAGATACGTGCGTCTCATAAATGTCTCTCTTAACCACCAATATGTCTGTCTTCATTGATAGTTCTCAATAGCTTCCTGAAGAGAACTCCTGTGAAGGTGTTTACCACTTTGGGACTTGAAGTATGTGGTAATCTGAGTCTCAGCTGTGTGGCTCAGGTTAATTTCATTCATATTCATCcaggagaaataaatattttctgaaatgtgttttgtatCAGTGCTTGTCTTGgtatttttaagttctttaaaaaaaaatagtgggcTGTATTTGGAAACTAGCTATTTATATTATAATCATTAAGAggttttttgtattattaaaGTCCACATTAGTTTCTGGATTCAAGAGGCTGTCTCTCGATCAGTGATAATGCTTTTCACCTCTTTGGGATAGAGAAATTGGTAAGCAGCTCCAAATTCAGTACAGGAGGAgatgcattgttttctttttgacttaATGTGTTTTGTgggaattttttatttaaaaaacctggTGTTCCATGTAGAGACTGTAGAGGCAGAAAGCTCATCTACCAATCACTGCTATGTAAGAGGCTTTGCATTATCTCTTTAGTAACCTCTGGACCTGGTGTGAAGTCTGAATACTCAAAATAACTGCCTGCAGTCAAGAAAGAGTCCTGTTGCTTTGTTAAGGTCATAGGTTGCCTTGTTGGGAACAgctgtactgaaaaataaagggCTGTAAGGCCCTTGCTTAACACTGCTTCCCACTGACCTCTAGTTCACCAAATACTCCAGCAAGCAGTGGTTTCATACATAGGTCCTTACAGCTTTTTTATATGTCTGCACTTCGTGGTTGCCAGGGCTGTTAAATAATGGTTGGAGCTTAGCTTGCAGGTCGTCATTGCAGTTATACTGATGCCACTTCAAGATCCGTTGATACATGCTGATAAGGTGTCCTTGGTAAGATCACTTCTTGAATTGTCACTCTTTTTGATAGTTTGGTTTGACAACAATCTCATTGCACAACACAAAGTCAGTCCAGTAAGTCAACATTCTTCAGCTGAACGTCTTTCTGATATAAAGCTAGATAGGgattgcatttttctctgtagaaTCTCCCTCAGCACAGTATTGTCAATTCTATACTCTGCAATTTCCTTAGCAATTTTCCTGCTTCTGTCTATTCCTAAAGATTAATCTTGGGTTGTTTACAACTgtacagaaaaatcaaagggaGGTACTGTTTATTTCCTTAATATTAGTTGTTAGCCATGTGAATGTGACTGATTACACAGAATAAACGATGCtgagaaaacagtaaaacaagaaaaaataggCCAGATTTTTCCTCTAAAAGCACACAGTCCTATGTGCTCATGTGCTCCAAATTAGAAGTTTTATTTAAGAGGGGTTACTTTTGcatcctgaaattaaaatattgttttaattttcgCATGTTCTAAAATAAAGCTTTGCCCggaataagaaaaggaggaatctCTGTAGAGAGGTTATCCTGAACCAAAAGCTGGTTTTGAACATGTGACATGTAAACTGCTGTGTAGCTGACAGATGACCttgaatataaaaatgttatagTTGGTACTTTCTTtataataaatgaaacaaaaattcgGTTTTCGAGCCTTGAACTTCATTACAAAACCTTTACCTCCTTTCTCTCCACTACTCCTGGGTTTTGGTCCTTTTAAGTGTTCACTCTCTAGGATTTAAATAAACTTCTATTGGTTATAAACCTACAAGAAAGGAGGAACATCTAGCAGTAAAAGGATGTTTTTAAACCAGTAAATTTGAGTGTACTGCCTCTGTTActttaagttttgtttttatgttgtaAAGAATGATCAGGAAATATCACATATAGTATGTTTCAAAAAAGCTGCaacaaagttattttaataagaaaaatgaatgcatgaattatttaaaatagttgGTGCAACTGTTCCTGTTAACTAATCCAGGCACTTGGAAGGCAATTACACTGAGCTTTGACAACATTGCCAACCCACTGCACAGTGCCTTATGCCAAAAGCTATTGTTGTTTTATTGACCACGTTCACCATTACATATGCATATGAAAAAACAGAGGCATTTTCATCGGGATTACCCTAATAGCattaagagattattttttaaattttcttggaagGAAATTCGCTTAAATGAGATTACTTATTACTTGACTGGTTTCCTATCGTGCTGCTATGTTTAGGTAAGTGGAGTCTATTAGAgtataaagttttttaaaaaaactgattttATACATTAATGATTTCAAATAAAAGAGAAGTACTATATTTGTGCACAGCTTCTTTTGAGAAAGTTAAGTCGATGTTCTGGTTAGGAGAGATAACACTTTTTGTCCCTCTTGGTGGCCCCCCTAGTGTCACCATTAGTTGCTAATTActtgcaaacaaataaacaattaaCTCCTCGTGCCTCTTGGTGGGAGAGTTTTCATTGACATGCTAAAACTTTCTAATAAAAGATTTAATTAATGACGTTGCAAATCCAACCCCCTTGTCAACATAGCTATAAGGAGGACTTGTGGGGAAATGCAAGTACAGTATACATGCTATGCTGGCTGAAGGTGAAAGCATGGCAAGTACATCGCTATGTGGTGCTAATACCTCAGCGTCTCAGAATCTTCGGAAAGTGTCTGGTTTTGTcgaaaataaaaccacacagtGCTCATTTTCCATTGAAAGTATTTTGGgactggagcagaaaaaagaTGTCATTCCAGCTGTGAAACCTCACAGGCCGTGGATGGATGCATGCACCAACTTGGGTAAGTCAGCAGTCTGTTTTGTAACCTCTCAAGCTTTTActcctttaaaaatgtatgtattttcctgtttctacTGAAAACCCGTAAATCGAAGCtctcatttgcttgctttttctagTTTTAGGTGATGACAGTAATCCTCATCTGCAAATCCCTGTTGTTTGCTATGAAAATCCATTATTTCATGCTAACAGTAATCCAGTGCAAgaggaaaaagttttgaaatgtgaaaaatatttttcagtcactgaaagGCTATCTTTCAAACGAGAATTGAGCTGGTACAGAGGTAGAAGACCAAGAACTGCATTCACTAGAAACCAGGTAGGGATTTTCTTGGTATTTAATAAATGAATAACGATGTAGTTTAGTAAAATGTTGGTAGAAGCCTATAACAGCTGACTAATTCAGTATGATGTAcctctgcagagagaaatgtAATCAGAAACTAGTGTAAACTAATAGTAATGTTGCTGATTTCAGCAGACCTGTGTTTATGCATGGAATCAGAAttgtgcaaacactgctcagaAGTCTCTATTGAATAAACTAAActggtttttgtatttattttctttattactcCTATGGAGGTAGTGACAACTATTCAACAAGTGTGTTTTAATCTCCTCAGATTGAAgtcttggaaaatgtttttaaaatgaactccTACCCTGGCATTGATATTAGAGAAGAGCTAGCTCGCAAATTAGATTTAGATGAAGACAGGATCCAGGTAATTAAAAATTTATGTGaacttttctgtaatttcatcTGTATGTACTCTCTGGTTATATAAATTAGTAGTTTGACAGCAAtagcaataattttaataatCTCAAATTAAAACAATGTACATTTATATGTGTGGTATGCCTTCAATGATTTGTAAAATGGAAGCCATTGAATTCCTTCCAAAATCTTAAACCTTCTTTCATAGTGTTGATGAGGTATTCATCACTATAATCTTTCCATGATATCTGCTCTGTTAGTCTCTAGTTATCGCGTGCAGAACTTGATCATTTGcttccacattttaaaatcatgtttataTTATGCTTGTTaccacatttgaaaaacaaatttgaaacaaatattgaaataatttatatgaaTGTCTGAGTGTTTTGTGAGACTGTCAGTAGAGCATACATGTGTTAAACCAATGTTTGAGCCTAAGTCTTCATCTGGCCAAAGGCAAAATCTACTCAGGGTTTCTAATTATTGATTTCCAGGTAGTCCAATGTGATAAGAAGCATACCATGAACATTAGAATTTGGGCCTCACCTTGATGTTTATTAAGCTTTTGATGCAAATATTATATTGGGGTTGATGGGAAGCTTGATGCTGAGATTGATtaagcagctgaagaaataacaCCTTAAGACTTGTGTGTGAATTCCAGATGCTCAGGATCTTCCAGGGTCTGATTCAGTGTCACTGAAGTTAATATTAGTTTTTATATTAATTACTAGTCCTCACTTTCCAGTTAAGCTGGAGGTGTTATTTTCTTCGTCTGTGGTGTTAAAATTATTGCTACATGCCATCATCTGCAGCTTTTACATTTGTATTGAACTTCCAAACTACTGTTGTTATACAAAATACTGTAAAGCTGtgtgaatatttttaagtttcaaagcTTATTCTGCTTACAGTGCTGTATTTCTGAAAACCATGCCTTTTCTCTCAATTTTagatctggttccagaaccgTCGTGCAAAGCTGAAAAGATCACACCGAGAATCTCAGTTTCTAATGGTGAAAAATACTTTCACCTCCAGCCTGCTAGAGTAGAAAAAAGGATGGTTTGCTGTTACAGTACTACAATAGAACATGAAGAATTAGTGGAATTTTCAGAACTTGTATTAAGTAATGACGATATATTAATTATGATTTTATCCCCAGATTTGAAAGATTATAATAATATTCATTCAAATAAACTGTAAATACTTAAAGTATTATTATAATCT
This sequence is a window from Mycteria americana isolate JAX WOST 10 ecotype Jacksonville Zoo and Gardens chromosome 11, USCA_MyAme_1.0, whole genome shotgun sequence. Protein-coding genes within it:
- the HESX1 gene encoding homeobox expressed in ES cells 1, with amino-acid sequence MLAEGESMASTSLCGANTSASQNLRKVSGFVENKTTQCSFSIESILGLEQKKDVIPAVKPHRPWMDACTNLVLGDDSNPHLQIPVVCYENPLFHANSNPVQEEKVLKCEKYFSVTERLSFKRELSWYRGRRPRTAFTRNQIEVLENVFKMNSYPGIDIREELARKLDLDEDRIQIWFQNRRAKLKRSHRESQFLMVKNTFTSSLLE